In Colias croceus chromosome 26, ilColCroc2.1, one DNA window encodes the following:
- the LOC123703373 gene encoding dual specificity protein phosphatase MPK-4-like, protein CERNNCYESVRGLLTVMFRSALLVALLTIPIPHPVVAFTGLKHWSRKALYNKIDLCTQSCYSQIIPGLYLSNATAAADRNVLRQLNITHVLTVEARRLPKSTFVDSNICTLYIRANDTPQTNLLPYFPMANAFIEEGLQKGNVLVHCHFGVSRSATLVIAYIMQKYSLSFEQAYNFVRQRRKFINPNPGFVSQLKQYHKMNYDVNGLHRFEAYMNVNARRHRYKIASLAAVVVGLILPLAVMVG, encoded by the coding sequence TGTGAACGAAACAATTGTTATGAAAGTGTCAGAGGTCTACTGACTGTGATGTTCAGGAGTGCGTTACTTGTTGCCCTCCTCACTATACCCATACCACATCCCGTGGTTGCTTTTACAGGCCTCAAACACTGGTCCAGGAAAGCGTTGTACAATAAGATAGACCTCTGCACCCAATCCTGCTACAGCCAGATCATTCCTGGCCTCTACTTGAGCAATGCCACAGCGGCCGCGGACCGAAATGTACTTCGACAGCTTAACATCACCCACGTCCTCACGGTTGAAGCCCGCCGGCTACCGAAATCAACTTTCGTTGATTCCAACATCTGCACGCTGTACATTAGGGCCAACGACACTCCTCAAACCAATCTCCTACCCTACTTCCCAATGGCCAATGCTTTTATTGAGGAAGGACTGCAAAAGGGCAACGTCCTTGTTCACTGCCATTTCGGAGTATCACGATCGGCGACGTTAGTGATTGCGTACATCATGCAGAAGTATAGTCTAAGCTTTGAACAGGCGTACAATTTTGTACGGCAGAGGAGAAAGTTTATAAACCCGAATCCAGGGTTTGTAAGTCAGCTGAAGCAGTATCATAAGATGAACTATGACGTCAATGGCTTGCATAGATTCGAGGCTTATATGAATGTAAATGCAAGAAGGCATAGATATAAAATTGCTTCCCTTGCAGCTGTAGTAGTGGGGCTTATTCTTCCATTAGCAGTGATGGTTGGTTGA